The Desulfobotulus mexicanus genome window below encodes:
- the argF gene encoding ornithine carbamoyltransferase: MKKDLLHLGELSREDFRMLMDRALEMKARRRLGIVDRPFAGKVMGMVFDKASTRTRVSFESAWARLGGHPMFLSTGATQMSRSEPVKDTARVLSRYIDVLVIRTYAQDLIEEFAKWSSIPVINALSDRFHPCQILSDLLTVVELKGGFDKLKDLKFAWVGDGNNVAQSWINAAGVLGFSLMLACPEGYDPDGDVLALAEERSPGRVKVVRSPEEAMAGADVVYTDVWASMGQEEEQKKRENDFKGFCVDEARMKLAAKDALVLHCLPAHRGEEITDGVMESHPELWDQAENKMHMHAALLDCLVNK, from the coding sequence GTGAAAAAGGATCTGCTGCATCTTGGAGAACTGAGCCGGGAAGATTTCCGCATGCTCATGGACAGGGCTTTGGAAATGAAGGCCCGCAGGCGTCTGGGTATCGTTGACAGACCCTTTGCGGGTAAGGTTATGGGGATGGTCTTTGACAAGGCTTCCACCCGGACAAGGGTTTCCTTTGAATCCGCTTGGGCCCGTCTGGGGGGGCATCCCATGTTCCTGTCCACCGGAGCCACACAGATGAGCAGATCCGAGCCGGTGAAAGATACGGCAAGGGTTCTGTCCCGCTATATAGATGTTCTGGTGATCCGTACCTATGCTCAGGATCTCATTGAAGAGTTTGCCAAATGGTCTTCCATTCCCGTGATAAACGCCCTGAGTGACCGATTTCATCCCTGCCAGATCTTAAGCGATCTGCTGACGGTGGTGGAGCTTAAGGGTGGCTTTGATAAACTTAAAGATCTGAAATTTGCCTGGGTGGGAGACGGAAACAATGTGGCCCAGTCATGGATCAATGCCGCAGGTGTTCTGGGCTTTTCTCTGATGCTGGCCTGCCCTGAGGGCTATGATCCGGATGGGGATGTGCTTGCGCTGGCGGAAGAAAGATCCCCCGGCCGGGTGAAGGTGGTACGAAGCCCCGAGGAGGCCATGGCGGGTGCGGATGTCGTTTATACGGATGTCTGGGCCAGCATGGGGCAGGAAGAAGAGCAGAAAAAACGGGAAAATGATTTTAAAGGCTTCTGTGTGGATGAGGCCCGCATGAAACTGGCGGCAAAGGATGCCCTTGTGCTGCATTGTCTGCCTGCCCACAGGGGTGAGGAAATAACGGATGGTGTTATGGAATCCCATCCTGAGCTATGGGATCAGGCGGAAAACAAGATGCACATGCATGCTGCTCTGCTGGATTGCCTGGTAAATAAATAA